The Terriglobia bacterium genome includes a region encoding these proteins:
- a CDS encoding glycosyltransferase encodes MIALWWMFGVLLAWIWLDRLRDGFNIRRVADITRTEWDYVPEPAPRVSIVVPARNEAPHIETALRSLLALHYPDYEVFVVNDRSTDSTGQIIDRIAAAHAGAPPLHVLHIRELPSGWLGKPHAMWTAAQQATGDYFLFTDADVSFRPDCLRRAIAYAEQRRADHVVLFPSYILRSAGEKIMLGGFQLLFIFGHRPWKVDDRNSDDFIGLGPFNLIHRTAYQAIGTFRALRFEVIEDMKLGKLVKMNDLAQRSVFGPGLLPWSWGTGAFGLVRNLTKNLFALMQFRPGKALGACALWLFFNLMPLIGAIRAPGWAKAPYVAALAALAAIYAGMARRTPVPAWTFLFHPLSALLIVYTMLRSIAHTWRHHGVVWRGTRYKLEELRKGMV; translated from the coding sequence TTGATTGCGCTCTGGTGGATGTTCGGTGTGCTGCTGGCCTGGATCTGGCTTGACCGGCTGCGGGACGGCTTCAACATTCGCCGCGTTGCCGACATCACCCGCACCGAATGGGACTACGTGCCTGAACCCGCGCCGCGCGTCAGCATCGTCGTGCCGGCGCGCAACGAGGCGCCGCATATCGAGACCGCCCTACGCTCCCTTCTCGCGCTCCATTACCCGGACTACGAAGTCTTCGTCGTCAACGACCGCTCCACCGACTCCACCGGCCAGATCATTGACCGCATTGCGGCCGCCCACGCCGGCGCGCCGCCGCTGCACGTCCTGCACATCCGTGAGCTGCCTTCCGGCTGGCTCGGCAAACCGCACGCCATGTGGACCGCCGCCCAGCAGGCCACCGGCGATTACTTCCTGTTCACCGACGCCGACGTCAGCTTCCGCCCCGACTGCCTCCGCCGCGCCATTGCCTACGCCGAACAGCGGCGCGCCGATCATGTCGTCCTTTTTCCTTCATACATCCTGCGCAGCGCCGGCGAAAAAATCATGCTGGGCGGATTTCAACTCCTCTTCATCTTCGGCCACCGCCCGTGGAAGGTTGACGATCGCAACTCCGACGACTTTATCGGCCTCGGCCCGTTCAACCTTATCCATCGCACCGCGTATCAGGCCATCGGCACCTTCCGCGCGCTCCGCTTTGAAGTTATCGAGGACATGAAGCTCGGCAAACTGGTCAAGATGAACGATCTCGCCCAGCGCAGCGTCTTCGGCCCCGGCCTGCTGCCCTGGTCATGGGGGACCGGCGCTTTCGGCCTGGTCCGCAACCTGACCAAGAATCTGTTCGCGCTGATGCAGTTCCGCCCCGGCAAAGCGCTCGGCGCCTGCGCTCTCTGGCTCTTCTTCAATCTCATGCCGCTCATCGGAGCCATCCGGGCGCCGGGCTGGGCCAAGGCCCCCTATGTGGCCGCGCTCGCCGCCCTCGCCGCCATCTACGCCGGCATGGCCCGCCGCACCCCGGTTCCGGCCTGGACATTTCTCTTCCATCCCCTCAGCGCGCTGCTGATCGTGTACACCATGCTCCGCTCCATCGCGCACACCTGGCGACACCACGGCGTGGTCTGGCGCGGCACGCGTTATAAACTGGAAGAATTGAGGAAGGGAATGGTGTGA
- a CDS encoding STAS domain-containing protein: protein MTMKSSTRQVDGIAVVDLSGRITLGEGSVVLRDLVRDLLNKGSKKILLNLGDVTYIDSSGIGELVSAFTTVRNGGGDLKLLNLTKKVHDLLQITKLYTVFDIKDDEAAAVASFGK from the coding sequence GTGACGATGAAATCCAGCACGCGACAGGTGGATGGAATTGCGGTCGTTGACCTGAGCGGGCGAATCACATTGGGCGAAGGCAGCGTGGTGCTGCGCGACCTGGTACGCGATCTGCTCAACAAGGGCAGTAAGAAGATCCTTCTCAACCTGGGCGACGTGACCTATATCGACAGCTCGGGCATCGGCGAGCTGGTCAGCGCCTTCACCACCGTGCGCAACGGAGGCGGAGACCTGAAGCTGCTCAACCTGACGAAGAAAGTGCACGACCTGTTGCAGATCACGAAGCTGTACACCGTGTTCGACATCAAGGACGACGAGGCCGCCGCGGTCGCTTCTTTCGGCAAGTAA
- a CDS encoding ATP-binding protein gives MSTAMRVSYRMDSTLESVNQAEEVATKIAAKIGFDEEDVNRISMAVREAAVNAVLHGNAYDPAKKVTFGFENTGGALVITVSDEGKGLNPDSIPDPLAPENLLKQSGRGIFLIRAFMDEVRIRSLGPGTEVTMIKNVHGGNAEGKEESK, from the coding sequence ATGTCGACCGCCATGCGGGTCTCCTACAGAATGGATTCGACCCTGGAAAGCGTGAACCAGGCCGAAGAAGTCGCTACGAAAATAGCGGCCAAGATCGGCTTTGACGAGGAAGACGTGAACCGCATTTCCATGGCGGTGCGCGAGGCGGCGGTGAATGCGGTGCTGCATGGCAACGCCTACGATCCCGCGAAGAAGGTGACGTTCGGGTTCGAGAACACCGGCGGGGCGCTGGTGATCACCGTGTCGGACGAGGGCAAAGGCCTGAATCCGGACTCCATTCCCGATCCGCTGGCGCCGGAAAACCTTTTGAAGCAATCGGGCCGAGGCATTTTTTTGATCCGGGCATTCATGGACGAAGTGCGCATCCGCAGCCTGGGACCGGGCACAGAGGTAACCATGATCAAGAATGTCCACGGCGGGAACGCCGAGGGCAAGGAGGAATCCAAGTGA
- a CDS encoding CBS domain-containing protein, translating into MQPDACRQEPDLTSTFALTELLKSPVFDSSGALAGRVREVVLSPQDDPIRLSALVVRTRSGEDRLLGIAQVESINGIIKARTRAADWPAFSGAEGLLLLERDLLDQQIIDVHGRKVVRVNDVDFHQDLSNHLLAIKLAAVDVGARGAVRRLLKGLVPGTALRALLRKIPEKMIPWEFVDLIEIDPARRIKLKISHERLAKLHPADIADIVEELAPAEREAVFETLDEEVAAEALEEIEPKTQRSIVESLDSDRAADIVEEMDPDAAADLLGDLTEERSQEILEEMEPEQREEVSELLEFNENTAAGRMTTEYLALPSTATVADAIEGLRKFEGGIESLSTIYLLDTNDKLVGAVPLSKLVLASTDTPLISLTIDPLISCNAGCAEKDVAELFDKYNLLTLPVVDGDGKLTGVITADDVISLLRGKLK; encoded by the coding sequence TTGCAGCCTGACGCCTGCCGCCAGGAGCCTGATCTTACGTCCACTTTCGCACTTACCGAGCTGCTGAAATCGCCGGTTTTCGACTCCTCCGGCGCTCTCGCCGGACGTGTGCGCGAGGTCGTGCTCTCGCCCCAGGACGATCCCATCCGCCTCTCCGCCCTGGTCGTCCGTACCCGCTCCGGCGAGGACCGCCTGCTCGGCATCGCCCAGGTTGAATCCATCAACGGCATCATCAAGGCGCGAACCCGGGCCGCCGATTGGCCCGCCTTTTCCGGCGCCGAGGGTCTGCTGCTGCTGGAGCGCGATCTCCTCGACCAGCAAATCATTGACGTCCACGGCCGCAAGGTCGTCCGCGTCAACGACGTTGATTTTCACCAGGACCTCAGCAACCACCTTCTGGCCATCAAGCTCGCCGCGGTTGACGTGGGCGCGCGCGGCGCCGTCCGCCGCCTGCTTAAGGGCCTTGTTCCCGGCACGGCTCTGCGCGCCCTGTTGCGCAAAATCCCGGAGAAGATGATCCCCTGGGAATTCGTGGATCTCATCGAGATTGACCCGGCGCGCCGCATCAAGCTGAAGATCTCGCACGAACGCCTCGCCAAACTGCATCCCGCCGATATTGCCGACATTGTCGAAGAACTCGCGCCCGCCGAGCGCGAGGCCGTTTTCGAGACCCTGGACGAAGAAGTCGCCGCCGAGGCGCTGGAAGAAATCGAGCCTAAAACGCAGCGCTCCATCGTGGAGTCGCTCGACTCCGATCGCGCCGCCGACATTGTTGAGGAGATGGATCCGGACGCCGCCGCCGACCTGCTCGGCGACCTCACGGAAGAGCGCTCGCAGGAAATTCTCGAGGAGATGGAACCGGAGCAGCGCGAGGAAGTCAGCGAGCTGCTTGAATTCAATGAGAACACCGCCGCCGGGCGCATGACCACCGAGTACCTGGCGCTGCCCAGCACGGCTACCGTCGCCGATGCCATCGAAGGCCTACGCAAGTTCGAGGGCGGTATCGAGAGCCTCAGCACCATCTACTTGCTCGACACGAATGACAAGCTCGTCGGCGCCGTGCCGCTCTCCAAGCTGGTGCTCGCCTCCACCGACACGCCTCTCATCTCGCTCACCATCGACCCACTCATCTCCTGCAACGCCGGCTGCGCCGAAAAGGATGTCGCCGAACTCTTCGACAAGTACAACCTGCTCACCCTTCCCGTGGTGGACGGCGACGGCAAGCTCACCGGGGTCATCACCGCCGACGACGTTATCTCTCTGCTGCGCGGCAAGCTGAAGTAG
- a CDS encoding threonine synthase: MSNISHLECSKCGEHLSADQPRTICPRDSGSLYVRYNLDEIKKTFTRETLAGRTASMWRYADVLPDALPVTLGEGFTPMLSSRKTPNVFIKDEGINPTGTFKARGMSAAVTMARAYGLKKLAAPSAGNAASALACYCAAAGIEAHIFMPKDVPQANLIECQSYGAHVNLVDGLIGDCARIIAERKEKEGWFDVSTLKEPFRVEGKKTMGYEIAEQLGWTLPDAVIYPTGGGVGLIGMWKAFDEMQQLGWIKTGAKRPRMISVQSTGCAPIVKAWNEHKPSSEAWKNAATIAAGLRVPKAFADYIVLDILKQSSGTAVAVTDDEIMQSFQSWARDEGIFAAPEGAASLAAYNQLRASGFLKESDTVVLFNTGSGLKYIDVIAAYLKEKGGAPGGDEAGKPAGRAIGGIIQPY; encoded by the coding sequence ATGTCCAACATCTCTCACCTCGAGTGTTCCAAGTGCGGCGAACACCTCAGCGCCGATCAGCCCCGCACCATCTGCCCGCGTGATAGCGGCTCGCTCTACGTCCGCTATAACCTCGACGAAATCAAGAAGACTTTCACCCGCGAAACCCTCGCCGGACGCACCGCCTCAATGTGGCGTTACGCCGATGTCCTTCCCGACGCTCTTCCGGTCACCCTCGGCGAAGGCTTCACGCCCATGCTGTCCAGCCGCAAAACGCCGAACGTGTTCATCAAGGACGAGGGCATCAATCCCACCGGCACCTTCAAAGCCCGCGGCATGTCGGCGGCGGTCACTATGGCGCGCGCCTACGGCCTGAAAAAACTTGCCGCGCCATCCGCCGGCAATGCCGCGAGCGCGCTTGCCTGTTATTGTGCGGCTGCCGGCATCGAGGCCCATATCTTCATGCCGAAAGATGTGCCGCAGGCCAACCTGATCGAATGTCAGTCCTACGGCGCGCACGTCAATCTGGTGGACGGGCTCATCGGCGACTGCGCCCGCATCATCGCCGAGCGCAAGGAAAAAGAAGGCTGGTTCGATGTCTCCACCCTGAAAGAGCCGTTCCGCGTCGAAGGCAAGAAGACCATGGGCTACGAAATCGCCGAACAGCTCGGCTGGACGCTGCCGGATGCGGTTATCTATCCGACCGGCGGCGGCGTCGGCCTGATCGGCATGTGGAAGGCTTTCGACGAAATGCAGCAACTGGGATGGATAAAGACGGGAGCCAAACGGCCCAGGATGATCTCCGTTCAATCCACCGGCTGCGCCCCCATCGTCAAAGCATGGAACGAGCACAAGCCCTCATCCGAAGCCTGGAAAAACGCCGCCACCATCGCCGCCGGTCTGCGCGTTCCCAAAGCCTTCGCCGACTACATCGTTCTCGACATCCTCAAGCAAAGCTCCGGAACCGCCGTCGCCGTCACCGACGACGAAATCATGCAGTCATTTCAATCCTGGGCGCGCGACGAAGGCATCTTCGCTGCTCCCGAAGGCGCCGCATCGCTGGCCGCCTACAACCAACTCCGCGCCTCCGGCTTCCTGAAAGAGAGCGACACCGTCGTCCTCTTCAACACCGGCTCCGGCCTGAAGTACATTGACGTCATCGCCGCTTATTTGAAGGAGAAGGGCGGCGCGCCGGGCGGCGACGAAGCGGGAAAGCCTGCGGGCAGGGCCATCGGCGGGATCATCCAGCCCTACTAG
- a CDS encoding alanyl-tRNA editing protein has protein sequence MTERLYYTDPTVTEFDGRVVATAPGAIILDRTAFYPTSGGQIFDTGRLESDGRSVRVVEVAENEIGEILHRVESSDLFAPGTTLHGVIDSPRRRDHMQQHTGQHLLSAVFIALFSAPTVSFHMGDESCTIDLDVKSLSAEQIREAERRSNEIITDDVPVEIKFATPEEARQMGVRKIPPDLKDKLRLIEIRGHDLTACGGTHVGRSGEIGAILLRKAEKVKQGMRVEFVCGTRAVAAARKDFETLTSAAALFSSHLYDVPEQIRKTLDDAKSAGKREQKTLAELAESMAAAMVAATPEAHGIRLVKQVFADRDMAFVKLLAQKLASHPAVLALLATTTPQPSLVFAQSAGGRFDMGALMKEAMSALGGRGGGSRDFAQGGAPAGAIIEDVLDSTAAKITNSK, from the coding sequence ATGACCGAACGCCTCTACTACACCGACCCTACCGTCACCGAATTCGACGGCCGCGTAGTCGCCACCGCGCCCGGTGCAATCATCCTTGATCGAACTGCGTTTTATCCGACCAGTGGCGGACAAATCTTCGATACAGGCCGCTTGGAGTCGGATGGCAGAAGCGTTCGCGTCGTCGAAGTGGCGGAAAACGAAATCGGCGAAATTCTCCACCGAGTCGAATCCTCTGACCTCTTTGCTCCTGGCACTACGCTTCACGGCGTCATCGATTCCCCCCGCCGCCGCGACCATATGCAGCAGCACACCGGCCAGCACCTGCTCTCGGCTGTCTTCATCGCGCTTTTCAGCGCGCCCACCGTTTCCTTCCACATGGGCGACGAGAGCTGCACGATTGATCTAGATGTGAAGTCACTCTCCGCAGAGCAAATCCGCGAAGCCGAGCGCCGCTCGAACGAAATCATCACCGACGACGTTCCCGTGGAGATCAAGTTTGCCACGCCCGAAGAGGCGCGCCAGATGGGCGTGCGCAAGATTCCACCCGACTTGAAAGACAAGTTACGGCTGATCGAAATCCGCGGCCACGACCTCACCGCCTGCGGCGGCACGCACGTGGGCCGCAGCGGCGAAATCGGCGCCATCCTGCTGCGCAAGGCGGAGAAGGTGAAGCAGGGGATGCGCGTGGAGTTTGTCTGCGGCACGCGCGCTGTCGCCGCCGCCCGCAAGGACTTTGAAACCCTGACCTCCGCCGCGGCGCTGTTTTCCAGCCACCTCTACGACGTCCCGGAGCAGATTCGCAAGACGCTGGACGATGCGAAATCGGCAGGGAAGCGCGAGCAGAAAACCCTGGCAGAGCTGGCCGAATCGATGGCCGCGGCCATGGTCGCCGCCACACCGGAAGCGCATGGCATTCGCCTGGTGAAGCAAGTATTCGCCGACCGCGACATGGCGTTTGTCAAGTTGCTGGCGCAAAAACTCGCGTCCCATCCGGCAGTTCTGGCGCTGCTCGCAACCACCACGCCGCAACCCTCGCTGGTGTTTGCGCAATCCGCCGGCGGCCGCTTCGACATGGGCGCGCTGATGAAGGAAGCGATGTCCGCACTCGGCGGACGCGGCGGCGGCTCGCGCGACTTTGCCCAAGGCGGCGCGCCCGCAGGAGCGATTATCGAAGATGTGCTCGACTCGACGGCCGCGAAGATCACGAATTCGAAGTAA
- a CDS encoding histidine kinase — translation MDRLVAINLLIQLGVAAAVASALVRSHIFKNLLFTEPRSLLQTCYLVLWIGTPLALGVVVRIVAPSFLAADLSFETAVLTGVIGGPLAGALGGIMVGLPSVLHASWLNMPFCIFAGVIAGKMRELTKDREDIWSFSPFIDLSIYRWIRRNLPRPKVDWQIAFFFLILALRLLKLQLHRWQPKHIFSVDSSNFWILAAMFATSVMCIAIPMKIWNNTRMEIKLEQQQRALLQARMEALQSQINPHFLFNTLNSVTSLVRFDPDTARDVIVKLANILRRLLRKGDAFVQLREEFEFIDDYLDIEVVRFGRDKLTVVKDLDPASLDVVVPSMLLQPLVENSIKHGLAPKIEGGTIYLRSRLRDAHVIVEVEDDGIGMGAAHMLEPPSGIGGSGIGMANIAERLKVLYGGTAKMVIDRGSMGGTLIRLSLPVLQSYDVGLSVSTAYSDARSSTPR, via the coding sequence ATGGACCGCCTTGTCGCCATCAACCTGCTGATTCAGCTTGGCGTCGCCGCCGCCGTCGCCAGCGCGCTGGTGCGCTCGCACATCTTCAAGAACCTGCTCTTCACCGAGCCGCGCTCGCTGTTGCAGACCTGCTACCTGGTGCTCTGGATCGGCACGCCGCTCGCGCTCGGCGTCGTGGTGCGCATCGTCGCGCCCAGCTTCCTCGCGGCCGACCTGTCGTTTGAAACTGCGGTGCTGACGGGCGTGATCGGCGGACCGCTCGCAGGCGCGCTCGGCGGCATCATGGTGGGTCTGCCCTCGGTGCTGCACGCCTCGTGGCTGAACATGCCGTTCTGCATTTTCGCCGGTGTGATCGCCGGCAAGATGCGCGAATTGACCAAGGACCGCGAAGACATCTGGTCGTTCTCGCCCTTCATTGACCTGAGCATTTACCGCTGGATCCGGCGCAACCTGCCGCGTCCCAAGGTGGACTGGCAGATCGCGTTCTTCTTCCTGATCCTGGCGCTGCGCTTGCTGAAGCTCCAGTTGCACCGCTGGCAGCCGAAGCACATCTTCAGCGTGGACAGCAGCAATTTCTGGATCCTGGCGGCGATGTTTGCCACTTCCGTCATGTGCATCGCCATTCCGATGAAAATCTGGAACAACACCCGCATGGAGATCAAGCTGGAACAGCAGCAGCGGGCGCTGTTGCAGGCGCGCATGGAGGCCCTGCAGAGCCAGATCAACCCGCACTTCCTGTTCAACACGCTGAACTCGGTGACGTCACTGGTGCGCTTCGATCCCGACACCGCGCGCGACGTCATCGTCAAGCTGGCCAACATCCTGCGCCGCCTGCTGCGCAAGGGCGACGCTTTCGTGCAACTGCGCGAGGAATTCGAGTTTATTGACGACTACCTGGACATCGAAGTCGTCCGCTTCGGCCGCGACAAGCTGACGGTGGTGAAAGACCTCGATCCCGCTTCCCTCGACGTGGTCGTTCCCAGCATGCTCCTGCAGCCGCTGGTGGAGAACTCCATCAAGCACGGCCTGGCGCCGAAGATCGAGGGCGGAACCATCTATCTCCGCAGCCGCCTGCGCGACGCCCATGTCATTGTGGAAGTGGAAGACGACGGCATCGGCATGGGGGCGGCGCACATGCTGGAACCGCCCAGCGGCATCGGCGGCAGCGGCATCGGCATGGCCAACATCGCCGAGCGACTCAAAGTCCTCTATGGCGGCACCGCCAAGATGGTGATTGACCGCGGCTCGATGGGCGGCACGCTCATCCGCCTCAGCCTGCCCGTGCTGCAATCCTACGATGTGGGGCTCTCGGTTTCGACCGCCTACTCCGACGCCCGCTCCAGCACCCCGCGATAA
- the bshA gene encoding N-acetyl-alpha-D-glucosaminyl L-malate synthase BshA produces the protein MKIGITCYPTYGGSGVVATELGIELAQRGHEVHFITYAQPFRLSGPQPNVWYHEVEVSHYPLFDYPPYDLALATRMAEVAEIYALDLLHVHYAIPHSVSAYLAKQMMATSQNKRRLPFLTTLHGTDITLVGQDRSYLPITRFSIEQSDGVTAISKYLREITLKEFGLANSIQVIYNFVNCDVYRRDPEAKERRREFARDDERLLVHLSNFRPVKRVQDVIEIFDRVQKKIPAKLLLIGDGPDRSRAEWMAMEKRIHDRVIFLGKQDRVHEKLATADLMLLPSQLESFGLAALEAMACEVVPIATNVGGVPEVVEHGKTGFMAEVGDVEEMARCAVDLLSNEGKLRQMGRDGRHAAQGRFCSTRIIPQYEKFYRGVLERASE, from the coding sequence TTGAAGATCGGCATTACATGCTATCCGACGTACGGCGGCAGCGGGGTGGTGGCCACCGAGCTCGGCATCGAGCTGGCGCAGCGCGGCCACGAGGTGCACTTCATCACCTACGCGCAGCCCTTCCGGCTTTCCGGGCCGCAACCCAACGTCTGGTACCACGAAGTCGAGGTCTCGCATTACCCGCTGTTCGACTACCCGCCGTATGACCTGGCGCTGGCGACGCGCATGGCGGAAGTGGCGGAGATCTACGCGCTCGACCTGCTGCACGTGCACTACGCCATCCCGCACTCGGTGAGCGCGTACCTGGCGAAGCAGATGATGGCAACGTCGCAGAACAAGCGGCGGCTGCCGTTCCTGACCACGCTGCACGGGACCGACATCACGCTGGTGGGGCAGGACCGCTCGTACCTGCCGATCACGCGCTTTTCCATCGAGCAGAGCGACGGCGTCACCGCCATCTCGAAATACCTGCGCGAGATTACGCTCAAGGAATTCGGGCTCGCCAATTCCATCCAGGTGATCTACAACTTCGTGAACTGCGACGTGTACCGGCGCGATCCCGAAGCCAAGGAACGCCGCCGCGAATTCGCGCGTGACGACGAACGCCTGCTGGTGCATCTCTCGAATTTCCGCCCGGTGAAGCGGGTGCAGGACGTGATCGAAATCTTCGACCGGGTGCAAAAGAAAATTCCCGCCAAACTGCTGCTCATCGGCGATGGGCCCGACCGCTCGCGCGCGGAGTGGATGGCGATGGAAAAGCGCATCCACGACCGCGTCATTTTTCTCGGCAAGCAGGACCGCGTACACGAGAAGCTGGCGACCGCCGACCTGATGCTGCTGCCCAGCCAACTGGAGTCGTTTGGGCTGGCGGCGCTGGAGGCGATGGCGTGCGAGGTGGTGCCGATCGCAACCAACGTCGGTGGCGTGCCGGAAGTCGTCGAGCACGGCAAAACCGGATTCATGGCCGAGGTCGGCGACGTGGAAGAGATGGCGCGCTGCGCGGTGGACCTGCTCTCCAACGAGGGGAAGTTAAGACAAATGGGGCGCGATGGACGCCACGCTGCCCAGGGGCGCTTCTGCTCGACGCGGATCATTCCGCAGTACGAAAAGTTTTATCGCGGGGTGCTGGAGCGGGCGTCGGAGTAG
- a CDS encoding response regulator transcription factor yields the protein MVDEKHKILIVDDEPQITRVLKTTLSSRGYSTRTAADGDDALQVIKEWSPDLLITDLRMPNMDGLQLCRHLRTKSQIPIIVLSVRGEERTKVEALDAGADDYVTKPFSTNELLARVRATLRRALAAQPPESPVIAIGDFRIDLQAHSVQVKNQEVRLTPKEFDVLVYLAQRAGKIVTHRALLAAVWGDTSTEQPEYLRVVIGHLRKKLEADEAAPRYIITEPWIGYRFNPGDE from the coding sequence ATGGTCGACGAGAAGCACAAGATCCTGATTGTCGACGATGAGCCGCAGATCACGCGGGTGCTGAAGACGACGTTGTCGAGCCGAGGTTATTCGACGCGCACCGCCGCCGACGGTGATGATGCGCTGCAAGTGATCAAGGAGTGGTCACCGGACCTCCTCATCACCGACCTCCGCATGCCCAACATGGACGGTCTCCAACTCTGCCGGCATCTTCGGACAAAATCCCAGATTCCGATCATCGTCTTGTCGGTGCGAGGCGAAGAACGCACCAAGGTAGAAGCGCTGGACGCCGGCGCCGACGATTACGTCACCAAGCCGTTCAGCACCAATGAACTGCTGGCGCGCGTGCGCGCCACCCTGCGGCGCGCCTTAGCAGCGCAGCCACCGGAGTCGCCGGTCATCGCGATCGGGGATTTCCGTATTGACCTGCAAGCGCACAGCGTTCAGGTCAAGAATCAAGAGGTACGGCTGACCCCGAAGGAATTCGACGTTCTGGTGTATTTGGCGCAACGCGCCGGCAAGATCGTGACGCACCGCGCATTGCTGGCGGCGGTCTGGGGTGACACCAGCACGGAGCAGCCGGAATACCTGCGCGTCGTGATTGGCCACCTGCGCAAAAAGCTTGAGGCGGATGAAGCCGCCCCGCGCTATATCATCACCGAACCCTGGATCGGGTATCGCTTCAATCCCGGAGATGAGTAG
- a CDS encoding universal stress protein → MPKTPEQWLEEAAPQKRQGIFKLFLGYAPGVGKTYNMLSEGARRRSRGEDVVIGVVETHGRMAIAELASMLETVPRRQMTYKGAPFEEMDLDAILARKPQVALVDELAHTNIEGSKHRKRYEDVIELLDANIDVLSTMNVQHVESLTPMVQSITGVQVRETVPDWVIQRVNEIVLADLTPEALQKRMSRGDIYPVDRAERALGHFFRPGNLIALRELALQQVARAVDRSLESYLAKEGAELSVGIRERIGVCISSNPAAQYLIARAARMAQRIDAEFSVIYVDVGVDETPENQRTLAQNIRFAENLGAQVIRTEGKSVAEAVAKVVREKRITQVVFGRSAQTGWRKYLYLSAIHRFLRDAPPVDVHIVTQEMK, encoded by the coding sequence ATGCCGAAAACACCTGAGCAATGGCTGGAAGAAGCGGCCCCGCAAAAGCGGCAAGGGATCTTCAAGCTCTTCCTGGGTTACGCCCCGGGCGTCGGCAAAACCTACAACATGCTGAGCGAAGGCGCCCGCCGCCGGAGCCGTGGCGAGGACGTGGTGATTGGGGTGGTGGAAACCCATGGGCGGATGGCGATCGCCGAACTCGCCAGCATGCTCGAGACCGTACCGCGTCGGCAGATGACGTACAAAGGCGCGCCCTTCGAGGAAATGGATCTGGACGCCATCCTGGCGCGCAAGCCGCAGGTCGCGCTGGTGGATGAGCTGGCCCACACCAATATCGAGGGCAGCAAGCATCGCAAGCGCTACGAAGACGTCATCGAGTTGTTGGACGCGAACATCGACGTGCTCTCGACGATGAACGTGCAGCATGTCGAGAGCCTGACCCCAATGGTGCAGAGCATAACCGGTGTCCAGGTGCGGGAGACCGTTCCGGACTGGGTCATCCAGCGGGTCAATGAGATCGTGCTGGCCGATCTGACGCCGGAGGCACTGCAGAAGCGCATGAGCCGCGGGGACATCTATCCGGTGGACCGTGCCGAGCGGGCCTTGGGCCATTTCTTCCGTCCCGGCAATCTGATTGCATTGCGTGAGCTCGCCCTGCAGCAAGTGGCCCGGGCGGTGGATCGGAGCCTGGAGTCTTACCTGGCAAAAGAGGGCGCAGAGCTCAGCGTGGGGATACGCGAGCGCATTGGCGTGTGCATCAGCTCCAATCCTGCGGCGCAGTACCTGATCGCGCGGGCGGCGCGCATGGCGCAGCGTATCGACGCCGAGTTTTCCGTGATTTATGTGGACGTCGGAGTCGACGAGACGCCGGAGAACCAGCGCACCCTGGCGCAGAACATTCGCTTTGCGGAAAATCTGGGTGCGCAGGTGATTCGCACCGAGGGCAAGAGCGTAGCCGAAGCGGTTGCGAAGGTCGTCCGCGAAAAGCGCATCACCCAGGTGGTATTCGGGCGGTCCGCCCAGACGGGATGGCGTAAGTACCTTTACCTTTCCGCCATCCACAGGTTCCTGCGGGACGCTCCGCCCGTCGACGTTCACATCGTGACGCAAGAGATGAAGTGA